The Miscanthus floridulus cultivar M001 chromosome 17, ASM1932011v1, whole genome shotgun sequence genome has a window encoding:
- the LOC136518783 gene encoding uncharacterized protein, with translation MPEIPSASDDLTSGQKYGDCRQGGCEMLLDLHVYLACIGNPGKSGAGVIIWRLDGSVISLLHEGLGMMTNNAAEYRALILVLNYASKKGFKYIVQISGGIAK, from the exons ATGCCAGAAATTCCTTCTGCCTCAGATGACTTGACGAGTGGTCAGAAGTACGGAGATTGCAGACAAG GTGGTTGCGAGATGCTACTTGATCTGCATGTATATTT AGCTTGTATAGGAAATCCTGGGAAATCAGGTGCTGGAGTCATAATTTGGCGGTTAGATGGATCTGTG ATTTCTCTACTACATGAGGGTTTGGGTATGATGACCAACAACGCTGCTGAATATCGTGCATTGATCCTTGTGCTAAATTATGCTTCCAAGAAGGGATTCAAGTATATCGTGCAGATCT CAGGAGGAATTGCCAAGTGA